One window from the genome of Natrialba magadii ATCC 43099 encodes:
- a CDS encoding Gfo/Idh/MocA family protein, whose product MIGTDIGVGIVGLGGMGHHHARNVTDLGATVVAGADLVPDQRERFAAEFGAETYETHEDLVVDDAVDAVIVTTPNRFHEPITVDALEAGCDVLVEKPLAHTLDSAERIAEAEAEADGFCMVGFHNRHAASMTMFEEHHARGRFGELTHIEANYVRRRGVPGPGSWFTNEDLSGGGALLDIGVHALDLALYALDFPEITEVSGIARTTFGAQEEYADPEGFGDNWDASAETYEVDDSVSAFIRCADGQTISLEAAWATNREESMDFRIRGTEAGAQFDIGDTNMQLLGASSAGGDHYTDTQFTGDSTLTGYKEQDERFLTAVATDSEPSTNTIGEALVVQRVIDAIYRSSESGHAESVDSVASVHSSTSETGELEAEAEAEADL is encoded by the coding sequence GTGATCGGCACCGACATCGGTGTCGGGATTGTCGGCCTCGGCGGGATGGGCCACCACCACGCACGAAACGTCACGGACCTCGGCGCGACGGTCGTCGCCGGTGCCGATCTGGTCCCTGACCAGCGCGAGCGCTTCGCCGCCGAATTCGGCGCAGAAACCTACGAAACCCACGAGGACCTCGTCGTCGACGACGCAGTCGACGCCGTCATCGTCACAACGCCGAACCGCTTTCACGAACCAATCACGGTCGACGCACTCGAGGCAGGCTGTGACGTGCTCGTGGAAAAACCGCTCGCGCACACGCTCGACAGTGCAGAGCGGATTGCCGAAGCCGAAGCCGAGGCGGACGGCTTCTGCATGGTCGGCTTCCACAACCGCCACGCGGCCTCGATGACGATGTTCGAGGAACACCACGCACGCGGGCGTTTCGGCGAGCTAACACACATCGAAGCCAACTACGTCCGCCGACGCGGCGTTCCCGGCCCCGGCTCGTGGTTCACCAACGAGGATCTCTCCGGCGGCGGCGCGCTGCTCGATATCGGCGTCCACGCGCTGGACCTTGCCCTCTACGCGCTCGACTTCCCCGAAATCACCGAAGTCTCGGGCATCGCGCGAACGACCTTCGGGGCACAAGAAGAGTACGCCGATCCCGAGGGCTTCGGCGACAACTGGGATGCAAGCGCAGAGACGTACGAGGTCGACGATTCCGTCAGTGCCTTCATCCGGTGTGCTGACGGCCAGACGATCTCGCTGGAAGCCGCCTGGGCGACCAACCGCGAGGAGAGTATGGACTTTCGCATCCGCGGCACCGAAGCCGGTGCCCAGTTCGACATCGGCGACACCAACATGCAACTCCTCGGTGCCAGTTCGGCCGGCGGCGACCACTACACCGACACCCAGTTCACCGGCGATTCGACTCTAACCGGCTACAAAGAACAGGACGAACGCTTCCTCACCGCCGTCGCAACCGACTCCGAACCGTCGACGAACACAATCGGTGAGGCGCTCGTCGTCCAGCGCGTCATCGACGCCATCTACCGCTCGAGCGAGAGCGGCCACGCGGAATCGGTCGACTCTGTCGCCAGTGTGCACTCGAGTACGAGCGAAACGGGTGAACTCGAAGCTGAAGCTGAGGCGGAAGCGGATCTCTGA